A genomic window from Nitrospirota bacterium includes:
- a CDS encoding 2'-5' RNA ligase family protein, which yields MGALAIDVVLLPSGDIMDHAISLNRALRRVSPAPIALSRTDCVPHVSLAMGCVVEETIPSLAQALTTLANSHQPVELTFTGVSVRSSQTGETVSSLEIARNPALQALHEAVMRATAPWFTHHATPEMFVDPASVTASTLGWVNEYPASASFDRFWPHITLGVGTVPEGVPLPAPGQAPRLALCHLGPRCTCRRIVFEVSLQDRK from the coding sequence GTGGGTGCGTTGGCCATCGACGTCGTCCTGCTCCCATCGGGGGACATCATGGATCACGCGATCTCCCTCAATCGCGCGCTTCGGCGCGTGAGCCCGGCGCCTATCGCGCTGAGCCGCACCGATTGTGTGCCGCACGTCTCGCTGGCCATGGGCTGTGTTGTGGAAGAAACCATCCCGTCGCTGGCACAGGCTCTGACCACCCTCGCGAACTCACACCAGCCCGTTGAGCTGACGTTTACAGGCGTGTCGGTGCGGTCCTCACAGACGGGTGAGACGGTCAGCAGCCTGGAAATCGCCCGCAACCCGGCGCTTCAGGCTTTGCACGAAGCGGTCATGCGAGCCACGGCACCGTGGTTCACCCACCACGCGACGCCCGAGATGTTCGTTGACCCGGCGTCAGTGACGGCGAGCACGCTGGGCTGGGTGAACGAGTACCCGGCCAGTGCGAGTTTCGACCGGTTCTGGCCGCACATCACGCTGGGGGTGGGCACCGTACCGGAAGGGGTTCCATTGCCCGCGCCCGGACAAGCCCCGCGCCTGGCGCTCTGTCACCTCGGGCCGCGCTGCACGTGCCGGCGAATTGTGTTCGAAGTCTCGCTACAAGACCGCAAGTAG
- a CDS encoding DUF190 domain-containing protein: MTGLTLHPMKEIRIIIQGEHVKYAIDLLESNKATGYTIFHNISGKGHHGFHTAHPMFNEMDSLVMLVTVVPQEKVEPILAGLKPLFDRYTGVMFVSDVAVSRAEYFSGPGEKP, encoded by the coding sequence ATGACCGGCCTCACGCTTCATCCCATGAAGGAAATCAGGATCATTATCCAAGGCGAACACGTGAAATACGCGATCGACTTGTTGGAGAGCAACAAGGCGACCGGGTACACGATCTTTCACAACATTTCGGGAAAAGGGCACCACGGGTTCCATACCGCCCATCCGATGTTTAATGAAATGGACAGCCTGGTGATGTTGGTAACCGTGGTGCCCCAGGAGAAGGTGGAGCCGATTTTGGCCGGCTTGAAGCCGCTCTTCGATCGCTACACCGGGGTGATGTTCGTTTCCGACGTGGCGGTGAGCCGCGCGGAATACTTCTCCGGGCCGGGCGAGAAGCCGTGA